In Armatimonadota bacterium, the sequence AGCGTCCCTGCCCGCCGCAGGGGAATTCCACGCCCTGATCGAACAGGATGTCACGTAATTGCGTTCCCGCCGAAGCGGTGAGTTCCACCCCGATGGGTTGCAGCAGGATGCGATATGTGGTTTCTGGAGGCAATTGAGGTTGATTTCCTTCACGGTCGGTCGGGCTTCTGTGCCCGACACCGGAGCGCGGGCGCCTCGCCCGCATCCCAAATTGGTAAGTCGGGCCTCCGTGCCCGACACCTTCCCGTCGGGCACGGACGCGCGGCCGTTGATATTGTGTCGGGCACGGAGGCCCGACCTACCGATGCCAGATGTCGGCGGGGACGCCGACACTACCGATGGTGGCACGGAGGCCCGACCTACCGATGTCAGATGTCGGCGGGGACGCCGACACTACCGATGGGGGCACGGATGCCCGACCTACCGACACGGTGCCTGGCACGGAGGCCCGCCCCACCGATGCCAGATGTCGGCGGGGACGCCGACACTACCTAGAGGTCATCGGGGGCGTGGGTTTGGGCGTATCGGGCGAGCGCCAACAGGTTTTCGGGGGCGGTATCACGTGTCACCTCGCAGCCGGCGCCGACGATGAATCGCGGTCCGGCTTCTCGATGGCACGCGGCGATGGCGGCGGTGACGGAGTCTGGCGTTCCGTCGCGCAGTGTCCTGACGGGGTCGATATTTCCTAGCAGAATCTGATCCGGTCCCATCGCCTCCCGGGCTTTCGCGAGAGGCACCAAGTAGTCGATATCCACGATCTCGCAGCCGAGGCGGCCCATGCCTTCCAGCATCTTGCCGGTGTTGCCGCAGATGTGCAGGCGGACCGGCACGCCGAGGGCGTGGATCCCGTCCACGAGTTGTTTCTCGAACGGCCACACGAACTCGTTGTACACCGCCGGGCCAACGAGGCTGGCGGCGGCGTCCCCTATCCCGATAGCGTCCGCGCCCGCCTCCACCTGGACCGCTGCGAAGCGCAGTTCCATCTCAATGATAGTGGCGAAGAGTTGGCGAACGAAATCCGGATCATCGTAGAAATCCGTCATGACGGTGTTGATTCCACGCAGATCCGCGCCTTCGGCGCAAGGCCCTTCGACCCAGCCCTCGATCCACTTCTCCGAACCCACGCGCTTCCTGTAAGCCTTCAGGGCGTTGACGCGGTTGTGCATGCGGCCAGGCTTCCGGGCGTCCGGATGGCGGAACGATGCCAGGGCTTCACGGTGCGACAGCAGGGTATCCGTTTCATCGATTGCGGGAGGCTGGTTCGGGTAGAACTTGATGGTGGCGCCGCAATCGAAGGCTTCGGCGGCCGGGTCGGACATGACATTGACGTGGTCGATGCCGAAATCCTTCGAGACTTCCAACTGGCCGGCGACCATCACCTCGTGGTTGATGGAGTATTGGAGGAACGGAACCGAAATCCGGTCCGCGGCGAACATCATGGTGATCGGCATGCAAGCGAGGTGATCGACCGGTTGGCCGGCCAGCATAGCTTTGACACGCTCTCGGCTGGTCAATGTCCGTCTCCTTTGGCTCAGTGAACGGGGCCGCGCATGGCGCCTTCGGGGATGGGCTTCATCACGCCGTCCCAGTTCCAATCATCGCACTCGATGGCGCCTACCGGGCAGGCTTCCTCGCAGAAGGTCCGCCCGTCGAATCCGGAGCATTCCTGACACAGGCGCGGGTCGACGATGTAGACCGCCTCAATCTCGTAGATTCCGCCGTTCGGGCAGTTCGTCCTGCAGGCGTCACACTGGATACAAAGATCCTGATTGATCCGTTTGGCCATGGGGTTGCCTCCTGGCTCTCCGCGCGGGTCCGGCCGTCCGAGCATTTCCGGACATGGTCGACCCCAATATCAGGGTCGGCCCGGAGGGGCTCAACCGACCAGGGGAAAATGGTAACACCGCAGGTAGCCCGGGTACCGTGTTCACGCTTGGGCGCCATCGGTCCGGCGGATGATTTACCATGTCCGGCACATCAATTCCGGTGAAATCATACCGGGATGGCTCGAGATGGAGGGTGGGGACCGGTCTGAAAAACGGGGCTTGCCGTTCCGCGTTCGGCGTCGGCGTCCGCCCGCTATATCGGTTTATACCCTTCGGCCATGTTCCGTGCCACAATGGAGCGTAACGCTCTGTTGCTGCCGGGTTTACACCGCACCCAGCGCCCATCACCATCATGCTCAAACCGCGCATCTGCATTCTGGCGCTCGCCGCAATCGCCGCGACCGGTTGTTCGGGCCGGCCGGAGGGGCGCGGCGGTGTGACCGTTGAGGTGTGGAGCGGGTGGACCGGCCAGGAGGCCGTTTCGTTCCAGAGACTCTGCGACGAGTTCAACAGATCGCACCCCGGCGTGCGGATCCACAACCGCGGCGGCGTGACGGACAACAGCATGGTGATCCGCGCGATCACCGCCGGCGTGCCGCCGGACTGCTTCACGATCTGGAACGCGGGGGACGTGGGGCCACTGGCCGCTTACGGCGCCATCAGCAACCTGGATGCCCAGTACAAGGCGTCCGGGCTGAAGGAAGAGGACCTCGTGCCGGGCGCGGTGGATCAATGCAAGTATCGGGGGCACTTCATCGGCGTGCCGCTGTTGATGGACACCAACGCGCTGTTCTGGAACAAGGATGCGTTTCGGGAAGCGGGGCTGGATCCCGAACGCCCTCCGAGGA encodes:
- a CDS encoding 4Fe-4S binding protein, whose amino-acid sequence is MAKRINQDLCIQCDACRTNCPNGGIYEIEAVYIVDPRLCQECSGFDGRTFCEEACPVGAIECDDWNWDGVMKPIPEGAMRGPVH
- a CDS encoding uroporphyrinogen decarboxylase family protein, giving the protein MTSRERVKAMLAGQPVDHLACMPITMMFAADRISVPFLQYSINHEVMVAGQLEVSKDFGIDHVNVMSDPAAEAFDCGATIKFYPNQPPAIDETDTLLSHREALASFRHPDARKPGRMHNRVNALKAYRKRVGSEKWIEGWVEGPCAEGADLRGINTVMTDFYDDPDFVRQLFATIIEMELRFAAVQVEAGADAIGIGDAAASLVGPAVYNEFVWPFEKQLVDGIHALGVPVRLHICGNTGKMLEGMGRLGCEIVDIDYLVPLAKAREAMGPDQILLGNIDPVRTLRDGTPDSVTAAIAACHREAGPRFIVGAGCEVTRDTAPENLLALARYAQTHAPDDL